One Mycobacteroides abscessus ATCC 19977 genomic window carries:
- the egtA gene encoding ergothioneine biosynthesis glutamate--cysteine ligase EgtA — MATTATEADTGRTLSGHDEAAEHIARQAFADAQVGAVGLELESHTVELTAPHRRITWNRLREVGDSVPDLPGSSAITFEPGGAVELSGPPCSDVWSAISSMRADHEILTAVYRGAGIALASLGTDPLRRPERVNPGARYVAMERHFGAAGYGETALQMMTCTASLQVNVQSGTPRQWRDRFVLAQRIGPTMAALSASSPMLTGRPTGRRNTRQWIWDNLDPRRCAPVEIGVDPTESWVEYALRAPVMLVRNKDGADAVVTRVPFQSWVDGTMPLAGRAPTTEDLDYHLTTLFPPVRPRRWLELRYLDAAPDWWWPALAFTAVAALDDPQVADIAAEIAEPVGNAWGVAARIGLEDPALHAAAHRLVSAACAVAPPELATDMEFLLERVEQGRCPADDFIDNVTEYGVEKAFSGAIG, encoded by the coding sequence ATGGCCACCACGGCGACGGAGGCTGACACAGGCCGAACCCTGTCGGGGCACGACGAGGCTGCCGAGCACATCGCTCGGCAGGCCTTCGCCGACGCGCAGGTCGGTGCGGTGGGTCTGGAGCTGGAATCTCATACCGTCGAGCTGACTGCTCCGCACCGCAGAATCACCTGGAACCGGTTGCGTGAGGTCGGGGACTCGGTTCCTGACCTGCCCGGGTCCAGTGCGATTACCTTTGAGCCCGGCGGTGCCGTCGAGCTCTCCGGCCCCCCATGTTCCGACGTCTGGTCCGCCATCTCCTCGATGCGGGCCGACCACGAGATCTTGACCGCGGTGTATCGCGGTGCCGGGATCGCGCTCGCCAGTTTGGGCACCGACCCGCTGCGCAGACCCGAGCGCGTGAATCCCGGAGCCCGGTATGTGGCGATGGAGAGGCATTTCGGCGCCGCCGGATATGGCGAGACCGCGCTGCAGATGATGACCTGCACGGCGTCACTGCAGGTCAATGTGCAATCCGGGACTCCGCGCCAGTGGCGGGACAGGTTTGTCCTGGCGCAGCGGATCGGTCCGACGATGGCGGCGCTATCGGCATCCTCACCGATGCTCACCGGTCGCCCTACCGGTCGCCGGAACACCCGGCAATGGATCTGGGACAACTTGGATCCGCGGCGCTGCGCCCCCGTCGAGATCGGTGTCGACCCCACCGAATCCTGGGTCGAATATGCCCTGCGGGCGCCGGTTATGTTGGTGCGAAACAAGGATGGCGCCGACGCGGTTGTCACCCGTGTGCCCTTCCAATCCTGGGTCGACGGGACTATGCCGCTTGCGGGACGCGCCCCGACGACCGAAGACCTCGACTACCACCTGACCACATTGTTTCCCCCGGTACGGCCGCGCCGCTGGTTGGAACTGCGCTATCTGGACGCCGCACCGGACTGGTGGTGGCCCGCCCTGGCGTTTACGGCGGTCGCCGCGTTGGATGATCCGCAGGTCGCGGATATTGCGGCGGAGATAGCAGAACCGGTGGGCAACGCATGGGGCGTGGCCGCACGAATCGGCCTGGAGGATCCTGCCCTGCACGCCGCCGCGCACAGACTGGTGTCGGCCGCGTGCGCGGTGGCGCCGCCCGAGTTGGCCACCGACATGGAGTTCTTGCTCGAACGAGTCGAGCAAGGTCGATGTCCGGCAGATGATTTCATCGACAATGTCACAGAATACGGTGTGGAGAAGGCCTTTTCGGGGGCAATCGGATGA
- a CDS encoding nuclear transport factor 2 family protein, with protein sequence MTDDRLAIQDLVARYATAADDRDVDALVALFSADAELVRPPALLRTGDSAVVRGSVTIADSIVAALKPLYATYHLIGQHTVSIDSDTAAGKVYCMAHHIYLRGKEYRDNTMAVRYLDNYQRGPTGWVFTRREPVVVFSEDRPVRVG encoded by the coding sequence GTGACCGATGACCGACTCGCCATCCAAGATCTCGTCGCCCGCTATGCCACTGCGGCCGATGACCGCGACGTCGATGCTCTGGTCGCCCTGTTTTCCGCGGATGCCGAGTTGGTGCGGCCGCCCGCCCTGCTCCGCACGGGCGATTCGGCAGTTGTGCGGGGCAGCGTGACCATCGCGGATTCGATTGTCGCGGCGCTCAAGCCGCTATACGCGACGTACCATCTCATCGGGCAACACACGGTGAGCATCGACAGCGATACCGCGGCAGGAAAGGTGTACTGCATGGCGCATCACATCTACCTCCGCGGCAAGGAGTACCGCGACAACACCATGGCGGTGCGGTACCTCGACAACTACCAGCGCGGGCCGACGGGTTGGGTCTTCACCCGCCGCGAACCGGTGGTGGTCTTCAGCGAGGACCGCCCAGTTCGAGTCGGGTAG
- the egtB gene encoding ergothioneine biosynthesis protein EgtB, with translation MSRDELARDLEAARMRTLTITDHDDAELHRQYDPLMSPLVWDLAHIGQQEELWLLRGGDPRRPGMLPGEIESLYDAFRHTRASRVQLPLLSPAQARAFCHEVRGRVLDRLEALPSDGSARAEEFVYAMVLSHEHQHDETMMQALSIRHGAALLEAVDPVPPGRPGVAGTSVLVPEGPFVLGVDAVDEPFSLDNERPAHVVHLRGFRIGTVPVTNAEWLAFMADGGYRRQELWTEIGWAHRCAEALTAPKFWNQGGTLTRFGRELQIVPDEPVQHVTFHEAQAYASWAGARLPTEAEWEKACVWDPEIGARRRFPWGAEAPARDRANLGGGALGPAPVGAYPESASAYGAEQMLGDVWEWTTSPLRPWPGFTPMIYQQYSEPFFDGDYRVLRGGSWAVAREIMRPSFRNWDHPVRRQIFSGLRLAWDI, from the coding sequence ATGAGTCGTGATGAGTTGGCGCGCGACCTTGAGGCGGCGCGGATGCGGACGCTGACGATTACCGACCACGACGACGCCGAGTTGCATCGCCAATACGACCCGCTGATGAGTCCGTTGGTGTGGGACTTGGCGCATATCGGGCAGCAAGAAGAGCTGTGGCTGCTGCGCGGCGGAGATCCCCGCAGGCCGGGGATGCTGCCCGGTGAGATCGAGTCTCTGTATGACGCATTCCGTCATACCCGGGCCAGCAGAGTGCAGCTACCGCTGTTGTCGCCGGCGCAGGCGCGCGCCTTCTGTCATGAGGTACGGGGCCGGGTCTTGGACAGGCTTGAGGCGCTGCCTTCCGACGGTTCGGCCCGGGCAGAAGAGTTCGTGTACGCGATGGTGCTGAGCCATGAACACCAACATGACGAAACTATGATGCAGGCCTTATCGATTCGCCATGGGGCCGCGCTGCTGGAGGCCGTCGACCCGGTGCCGCCGGGGCGGCCCGGTGTCGCGGGAACCTCGGTGCTGGTACCGGAGGGGCCGTTCGTGCTGGGCGTCGACGCCGTTGACGAGCCGTTCTCGCTGGACAACGAACGGCCGGCACATGTGGTGCATCTCAGGGGTTTCCGCATCGGCACGGTCCCGGTAACCAATGCCGAGTGGTTGGCATTCATGGCAGACGGCGGATATCGCCGTCAGGAACTTTGGACCGAGATCGGGTGGGCGCATCGGTGTGCCGAAGCACTGACGGCGCCCAAGTTCTGGAACCAAGGCGGCACGCTCACCCGTTTCGGGCGCGAGCTACAGATCGTGCCCGACGAACCGGTACAACATGTCACCTTTCACGAGGCGCAGGCCTACGCATCCTGGGCCGGGGCCCGGTTGCCGACAGAGGCCGAGTGGGAGAAGGCGTGCGTGTGGGATCCGGAAATCGGTGCACGACGGCGGTTTCCGTGGGGTGCGGAGGCCCCGGCCCGTGATCGGGCCAATCTCGGCGGCGGTGCGCTGGGGCCGGCGCCGGTAGGTGCGTATCCGGAGTCCGCATCGGCCTATGGTGCTGAACAGATGCTCGGCGATGTGTGGGAGTGGACGACGTCCCCGCTGCGGCCGTGGCCTGGATTCACCCCGATGATCTATCAGCAATACAGCGAACCGTTTTTTGACGGTGACTACCGTGTGCTGCGCGGGGGTTCATGGGCAGTGGCGCGCGAGATCATGCGGCCCAGCTTCCGGAATTGGGATCACCCGGTCCGGCGCCAGATCTTCAGTGGTCTTCGTCTGGCCTGGGATATCTAG
- a CDS encoding LLM class F420-dependent oxidoreductase, which produces MKIGVVAPVELGVTAEPDKILEFARAAERLGFSEISVVEHAVVIGDTQSTYPYSPTGQSHLPDDIDIPDPLELLSFVAAATTTLGLSTGVLVLPDHHPVVLAKRLATLDRLSRGRLRICAGVGWMREEIEACGGDFDRRGRAADEAIAVMRALWSTDGPTSHDGEFYSFRNAYSYPKPVRPQGVPLYIGGHSKAAARRAGRLGSGFQPLGLVGDDLTAAVGVMRAAAVDAGRDPRGLDLVLGHGLHRVDQAALDQAAHAGAGRMLLSASRRATTLEAVLEEMAGCATRLELGGPR; this is translated from the coding sequence GTGAAGATCGGTGTCGTGGCTCCGGTGGAGCTCGGGGTAACCGCGGAGCCCGACAAGATCCTCGAATTCGCGCGTGCCGCAGAGCGGCTGGGGTTCAGTGAGATCTCCGTGGTGGAGCACGCGGTTGTCATCGGAGATACGCAGAGCACGTATCCCTATTCGCCGACCGGACAGTCGCATCTACCCGACGACATTGATATCCCCGATCCGTTGGAGCTGCTGTCCTTTGTCGCGGCCGCTACTACCACCCTGGGATTATCCACCGGCGTACTGGTGCTACCCGATCACCACCCCGTGGTGCTGGCCAAACGTCTGGCCACCCTGGACCGGCTCAGTCGCGGGCGGTTGCGGATCTGCGCGGGCGTCGGATGGATGCGTGAGGAGATCGAGGCGTGCGGCGGTGATTTTGACCGCCGGGGCCGCGCAGCCGACGAAGCCATCGCGGTGATGCGCGCGCTGTGGTCCACCGATGGCCCCACTAGTCACGACGGGGAGTTCTACAGCTTCCGGAACGCCTATTCCTATCCCAAACCGGTTCGACCACAGGGTGTTCCGCTCTACATCGGCGGGCACAGCAAGGCGGCGGCACGACGGGCCGGGCGCCTGGGTAGCGGATTTCAGCCGCTGGGACTGGTTGGCGACGATCTGACCGCCGCGGTGGGCGTGATGCGGGCGGCCGCCGTGGATGCGGGACGCGATCCGCGGGGCCTCGACCTGGTACTGGGCCATGGCCTGCACCGAGTGGACCAGGCGGCGCTGGATCAGGCCGCGCACGCGGGAGCCGGGCGGATGCTGCTCTCGGCCTCTCGACGTGCCACCACCCTGGAGGCGGTTCTCGAGGAGATGGCCGGGTGCGCTACCCGACTCGAACTGGGCGGTCCTCGCTGA
- the egtE gene encoding ergothioneine biosynthesis PLP-dependent enzyme EgtE gives MSLRDRWRHARPPVLGVHLDSAACSRQSIETLRAVAQHAEHEAQIGGYVAQEAATPVLEAGRAAVRQLTGMPEAHVQFTTGAADALRTLLQAWPADSGRVVACLPGEFGPNLMIMNHFGFTPVWLPVDGDGRADVDGIEVFLRHEKIDLLHLTVVGSHRGTVQPAAEVVALARAAGVPVVVDAAQALGHIDCTYGADAMYAPSRKWLAGPRGVGVLAVNPVLEHLLPQWAGHVEAHVAGWVGLSVAVGQHLAAGPGQIQGALAERGRAARKILGELKDWRVIESVDEPSAITTLEPVGDIDVIAVRARLIEEHAIVTTGAEMVRAPFEMTKPVLRVSPHVDGTDEELELLAGVLASARRV, from the coding sequence ATGAGCCTGCGCGACCGGTGGCGGCACGCCCGTCCGCCGGTGCTGGGTGTACACCTCGATTCGGCTGCCTGCTCGCGCCAGAGTATCGAGACTCTTCGTGCGGTGGCCCAGCACGCCGAGCATGAGGCGCAGATCGGCGGATACGTCGCGCAGGAGGCGGCGACACCGGTTCTGGAGGCGGGGCGTGCCGCGGTCCGTCAGCTGACGGGTATGCCCGAGGCTCACGTGCAGTTCACCACCGGAGCGGCCGACGCACTGCGTACACTGTTGCAGGCCTGGCCCGCCGATTCCGGGCGGGTAGTTGCCTGCCTGCCGGGGGAATTCGGTCCGAATCTGATGATCATGAACCACTTTGGATTCACCCCGGTGTGGCTGCCGGTCGACGGGGATGGCCGGGCCGATGTCGACGGGATCGAGGTGTTTCTTCGGCACGAGAAGATCGACCTGCTGCATCTCACCGTCGTGGGCAGCCACCGCGGCACCGTACAGCCTGCCGCCGAGGTGGTGGCGCTGGCGCGCGCGGCCGGGGTGCCCGTCGTCGTCGACGCCGCACAGGCCCTGGGGCATATCGACTGCACGTATGGGGCGGATGCCATGTATGCACCGTCGCGTAAATGGTTGGCGGGTCCGCGCGGGGTCGGTGTGCTTGCGGTCAATCCTGTTCTTGAGCACCTGCTTCCGCAGTGGGCGGGCCATGTCGAGGCGCATGTCGCGGGCTGGGTGGGATTGTCGGTCGCGGTCGGCCAGCATTTGGCCGCGGGCCCGGGGCAGATTCAGGGGGCTTTGGCCGAACGCGGACGAGCGGCCCGAAAGATACTGGGGGAGTTGAAGGATTGGCGCGTCATCGAATCCGTCGACGAGCCCAGCGCCATCACCACGCTGGAGCCCGTCGGGGACATCGACGTTATTGCCGTGCGGGCGCGTCTTATCGAGGAACACGCGATCGTGACCACGGGGGCCGAGATGGTACGTGCACCGTTCGAGATGACCAAGCCGGTGCTGCGGGTCAGTCCGCACGTCGATGGGACCGACGAGGAGCTGGAACTGCTGGCAGGGGTGCTTGCCTCAGCTCGTCGAGTGTGA
- the egtD gene encoding L-histidine N(alpha)-methyltransferase, with protein sequence MTLENHLASGAAAAALRRDVRQGLTAKAKSLPPKWFYDEAGSDLFDEITRLPEYYPTRTEAGLLRAHAADIAAACGADTLVELGSGTSEKTRMLLDALDPNTFIPFDVDSGVLRAAGDALVAEYPGMSVRAVCGDFEKDLARIPREGRRLVAFLGSTIGNLTAEPRARFLADVAATLQSGEMLLLGTDLVKDAERLVRAYDDSAGVTAAFNRNVLAVINRELDADFDLDAFDHVARWNGDEERMEMWLRSVRDQRITIEALDLSVDFEAGEMMLTEVSCKFRREGVARELAAAGLRQTHWWTDDADDFGLSLAVKE encoded by the coding sequence ATGACTCTCGAGAATCACCTGGCCTCCGGTGCGGCCGCAGCGGCGCTGCGGCGCGACGTGCGGCAGGGTTTGACCGCGAAGGCGAAATCGCTTCCTCCTAAATGGTTTTATGACGAGGCAGGTAGCGATCTGTTCGACGAGATCACCCGCCTCCCGGAGTACTATCCGACGCGGACCGAGGCGGGGCTGCTGCGCGCCCACGCCGCAGATATCGCGGCGGCGTGCGGTGCCGACACCCTGGTCGAGCTGGGCAGCGGCACCTCCGAGAAGACGCGGATGCTGCTGGATGCGTTGGACCCCAACACGTTCATACCGTTCGATGTGGATTCCGGGGTATTGAGGGCGGCGGGTGATGCGTTGGTCGCGGAGTATCCGGGGATGAGTGTGCGGGCTGTCTGCGGCGACTTCGAGAAGGATCTCGCGCGCATACCGCGGGAGGGGCGGCGCCTGGTGGCTTTTCTCGGATCGACGATAGGGAATCTGACTGCAGAACCACGGGCGCGCTTCCTGGCGGACGTCGCGGCGACACTGCAATCCGGTGAGATGCTGCTGTTGGGAACGGATTTGGTCAAGGACGCGGAGCGGCTGGTACGCGCCTACGACGACAGCGCGGGTGTGACCGCCGCCTTCAACCGAAACGTGCTGGCGGTGATCAACCGCGAACTGGACGCCGACTTTGATCTGGACGCGTTCGATCATGTGGCGCGGTGGAACGGCGACGAAGAACGGATGGAGATGTGGTTGCGCTCGGTACGCGATCAGCGGATCACCATCGAAGCTCTGGATTTGTCGGTAGATTTCGAGGCGGGGGAGATGATGCTGACCGAGGTGTCCTGTAAGTTCCGGCGCGAGGGTGTGGCGCGCGAACTGGCCGCCGCGGGCCTGCGACAGACACATTGGTGGACCGACGATGCCGATGATTTCGGGCTGTCGCTTGCGGTGAAGGAATGA
- a CDS encoding glutamate-cysteine ligase family protein has translation MGDEVARTQFTGEHRRAYRTKVQNCLDVFETMLAESRFDFERPLTGLEIEFNLVDGNYQPAMTNTEVLASIADPAFQTELGAYNIEMNVPPRALPGSAALELEEDVRASLNAAEQRAGERGAHIVMIGILPTVMPENLDGAWMSPSSRYRALNDAVFSARGEDMQIDIAGTERLSVRSPSIAPESACTSIQLHLQVAPDDFAANWNAAQALAGPQLALAANSPFFFGKSLWAETRIELFTQSTDTRPQELKVQGVRPRVWFGERWITSIFDLFEENVLYFPSLLPEISDEDPVAELAAGRAPRLQELRLHNGTVYRWNRPIYDVVNGTPHLRVENRVLPAGPSVIDVMANAAFYYGALRSLSEDDRPVWTKMTFSAAHDNFLSGARHGTSAKLYWPGVGEITADELTLRYLLPMAHEGLRRWGVAPQVRDRYLGVIEARAKSGINGAAWQTRTVSALERRGLNRKQALTEMLRKYCAHMHSNEPVHTWELI, from the coding sequence ATGGGCGACGAAGTGGCGCGCACCCAGTTCACCGGTGAGCACCGCCGGGCCTATCGCACCAAGGTGCAGAACTGTCTGGACGTGTTCGAGACGATGCTCGCCGAGTCCCGGTTTGACTTCGAGCGGCCGTTGACCGGCTTGGAAATCGAGTTCAACCTCGTAGACGGCAATTATCAGCCCGCGATGACGAACACCGAGGTACTCGCCTCGATCGCCGACCCCGCCTTTCAAACGGAGCTGGGCGCCTACAACATCGAGATGAATGTGCCGCCCCGCGCCCTGCCGGGTTCGGCGGCCCTCGAACTTGAGGAGGACGTGCGGGCCAGCCTCAACGCCGCCGAGCAGCGGGCCGGTGAGCGCGGCGCGCATATCGTGATGATCGGGATCCTGCCGACGGTGATGCCCGAAAATCTCGATGGCGCATGGATGAGCCCCTCCTCCCGGTATCGGGCACTGAACGATGCCGTGTTCTCCGCCCGCGGTGAGGACATGCAAATCGACATCGCCGGCACGGAGCGGCTCAGCGTCAGGTCACCGTCCATAGCCCCGGAATCGGCGTGCACCAGCATTCAGCTGCACCTGCAGGTGGCGCCCGACGACTTTGCCGCCAATTGGAATGCCGCCCAGGCACTGGCGGGGCCGCAGCTGGCGCTGGCTGCCAACTCTCCGTTCTTCTTCGGCAAGTCCTTGTGGGCCGAGACGCGTATCGAGCTTTTCACCCAATCCACCGACACCCGGCCACAGGAGCTCAAGGTGCAGGGAGTACGGCCGCGGGTGTGGTTCGGCGAGCGCTGGATCACCTCGATCTTCGACCTCTTCGAAGAGAACGTCCTCTATTTCCCGTCGCTGCTACCCGAGATCTCCGACGAGGACCCTGTCGCCGAACTCGCGGCCGGGCGGGCGCCCCGGCTTCAGGAGCTGCGGCTGCACAACGGAACCGTCTATCGGTGGAACCGGCCGATCTACGACGTGGTCAACGGCACCCCGCATCTGCGTGTGGAAAATCGGGTGCTACCCGCCGGGCCATCGGTGATCGATGTGATGGCCAATGCCGCGTTCTATTACGGCGCGCTGCGGTCGCTGTCCGAGGATGACCGCCCGGTGTGGACAAAGATGACTTTCAGTGCCGCACATGACAATTTCCTGTCAGGAGCGCGGCACGGCACGTCGGCCAAGCTCTACTGGCCCGGAGTTGGTGAGATCACCGCCGACGAATTGACGCTGCGATACCTGCTGCCGATGGCTCATGAGGGGTTGCGGCGCTGGGGAGTGGCGCCGCAAGTGCGTGACCGCTATCTCGGCGTCATCGAGGCACGTGCGAAGTCGGGCATCAACGGCGCCGCGTGGCAGACGCGGACGGTCAGCGCATTGGAGAGGCGCGGACTGAACCGCAAACAAGCTCTCACCGAGATGCTCCGGAAGTATTGCGCGCACATGCATTCCAACGAACCGGTACACACCTGGGAGCTGATCTAA
- the egtC gene encoding ergothioneine biosynthesis protein EgtC, translating to MCRHLGWLGAPRSLSSLMLEPPHGLVVQSYSPRRQKHGLVNADGWGAGFFAEGASRRWRSARPLWGDASFASVAPVLRSGCVVAAVRSASVGMPIEETAAAPFTDGTWLLSHNGIVDRGAVGEAFGAESVVDSAILAARIFASGVQNLGETVRQIGAADPGARLNILAANGNELVATTWGDTLSILEAADGVVVASEPYDDDPSWVDIPDRRLVRVRDGKVEIEGL from the coding sequence ATGTGCCGTCATCTAGGCTGGCTGGGCGCGCCGCGTTCGTTGTCTTCGCTCATGCTTGAGCCCCCGCATGGGCTTGTGGTGCAGTCATATTCACCACGACGCCAGAAACACGGACTGGTGAATGCAGACGGTTGGGGCGCCGGATTCTTCGCCGAAGGTGCGTCTCGCCGGTGGCGTAGCGCACGGCCGCTGTGGGGCGATGCGTCCTTCGCCTCGGTGGCACCGGTACTGCGGAGCGGATGTGTAGTGGCCGCGGTCCGGTCCGCCAGCGTGGGAATGCCCATCGAGGAGACGGCGGCGGCGCCTTTCACGGATGGGACATGGCTCCTGTCGCACAATGGAATAGTCGATCGGGGTGCGGTCGGCGAGGCGTTCGGTGCCGAATCGGTGGTGGACAGTGCGATCCTGGCGGCGCGGATATTCGCCTCGGGTGTGCAAAATCTGGGGGAGACGGTGCGGCAGATCGGCGCCGCGGACCCGGGCGCACGATTGAATATCTTGGCGGCCAACGGAAATGAGTTGGTGGCCACGACATGGGGTGACACCCTGTCGATTCTGGAGGCTGCCGACGGTGTCGTGGTGGCTAGCGAACCGTACGACGACGACCCGTCCTGGGTCGACATCCCGGACCGGCGACTGGTGCGGGTGCGCGATGGGAAGGTGGAAATAGAAGGATTATGA
- a CDS encoding SDR family NAD(P)-dependent oxidoreductase has translation MDINGVSAIVTGGASGLGAATARLLAAQGAKVVIADVQDEKGEALAKELGGAFVHTDVTSEADGIAAVDAAKELGPVRVLINCAGVGWPGRTIGKDGQYASAHSLDIFSKVIGINLIGSFNLIRLAATAISQEEPVDEFGERGAIVNTASVAAFDGQIGQAAYSASKGGIVGMTLPIARDLSVVGIRVNTIAPGLIDTPIYGEGESAQQFKDRLAPNVLYPQRLGNPEEFASLALELVTNSYMNAETIRIDGGARLQPK, from the coding sequence ATGGATATCAATGGTGTGTCTGCAATCGTCACGGGTGGCGCCTCAGGTCTTGGTGCCGCAACTGCTCGCCTGCTCGCCGCACAGGGCGCCAAGGTCGTCATCGCCGACGTCCAGGACGAAAAGGGTGAGGCTCTGGCCAAGGAACTCGGTGGCGCCTTCGTGCACACCGACGTCACCAGCGAGGCCGACGGTATTGCTGCCGTCGACGCCGCCAAGGAGCTCGGCCCGGTGCGCGTCCTCATCAACTGCGCGGGCGTCGGCTGGCCCGGCCGCACCATCGGCAAGGACGGCCAGTACGCCTCGGCGCACTCGCTGGACATCTTCTCCAAGGTCATCGGCATCAACTTGATCGGGTCGTTCAACCTGATCCGGCTGGCGGCCACCGCGATCAGCCAGGAAGAGCCGGTCGATGAGTTCGGCGAGCGTGGCGCCATCGTCAACACCGCATCCGTGGCGGCCTTCGACGGCCAGATCGGGCAGGCCGCCTACTCGGCGTCCAAGGGCGGCATCGTCGGCATGACCCTGCCGATTGCCCGCGATCTGTCGGTTGTCGGCATTCGTGTGAACACCATCGCACCCGGTCTCATCGATACCCCGATCTACGGTGAGGGCGAGTCCGCGCAACAGTTCAAGGACCGGCTGGCACCGAACGTGCTGTACCCGCAGCGCCTGGGTAACCCCGAAGAATTCGCCTCGCTGGCTCTGGAGCTGGTCACCAACAGCTACATGAACGCCGAGACAATTCGCATCGACGGTGGGGCCCGGCTCCAGCCGAAGTAG
- a CDS encoding sugar porter family MFS transporter has protein sequence MSLITDLRSTSRLGVMVAVTAAAVGVIYGYDSSNIAGALLFLTEDLHLSTHDQQVAATAVVIGEIFGALIGGPLSNKIGRKRSMVLVAATFGIFSLLSALAVDLNTLAAARFLLGLTVGVSVVVVPVFVAESSPTKIRGSMLVLYQLACVTGIIAGYLIAWALSSTGSWRLMLGLAAVPAALVLIALLKLPDTARWYMMRGDRARAREVLSMVDRDVDIDHELDEIAEALRAEGGGSVRARLREMVTAPYRRATFFVVGLGFFIQITGINAVVYYGPRIFEAMGMSGYFAKLGLPALVQVAALLAVFISMSSIDRMGRRPILMIGIGIMIVADALLVGVFAVGGSSFGGLLTFLGFLGIVLIAVGFTFGFGSLVWVYAGESFPARLRSYGASAMLTSDLVANAVVSMYFLTLLTALGGVVAFGVFGVLATAALVFVHVLAPETKGRNLEEIRHFWESGGTWPET, from the coding sequence ATGAGCCTGATCACCGACCTCCGGTCGACGTCGCGTTTGGGCGTGATGGTGGCCGTGACCGCCGCGGCAGTCGGGGTCATCTACGGGTACGACTCCTCCAATATCGCGGGTGCGCTGCTGTTCCTCACCGAAGACCTGCACCTTTCCACCCACGATCAGCAGGTGGCCGCCACCGCGGTGGTGATCGGAGAGATCTTTGGCGCCCTCATCGGCGGGCCACTGTCCAACAAGATCGGCCGCAAGCGATCAATGGTTTTGGTGGCGGCAACGTTTGGCATCTTCTCGTTGCTTTCGGCTCTCGCTGTCGACCTGAACACCCTTGCGGCCGCACGGTTTCTACTCGGTCTGACGGTGGGTGTCTCGGTTGTGGTGGTACCCGTCTTCGTCGCCGAGTCCTCCCCCACCAAGATCCGTGGCTCGATGCTGGTGCTGTATCAGCTGGCCTGTGTGACCGGAATCATTGCCGGCTACCTCATCGCCTGGGCGTTGTCATCCACCGGCAGTTGGCGGCTGATGCTGGGTCTGGCCGCCGTACCGGCGGCGCTGGTGCTCATTGCGCTGCTCAAGCTCCCCGATACCGCCCGCTGGTACATGATGCGCGGTGACCGGGCGCGCGCACGTGAGGTCCTGAGCATGGTCGATCGGGATGTCGACATCGACCATGAGTTGGACGAGATCGCCGAGGCACTGCGGGCCGAGGGCGGCGGGTCGGTGCGGGCCCGGTTGCGGGAGATGGTCACCGCGCCCTACCGCAGAGCAACATTTTTCGTTGTTGGCCTTGGATTCTTCATCCAGATCACGGGTATCAACGCCGTTGTCTACTACGGACCACGGATCTTTGAGGCCATGGGCATGTCGGGATACTTCGCCAAGCTAGGCCTCCCTGCGCTTGTCCAGGTAGCGGCGCTGCTCGCGGTTTTCATATCCATGTCGAGCATCGACCGGATGGGCCGTCGGCCCATCCTCATGATCGGAATCGGCATCATGATCGTGGCCGACGCGCTGCTGGTGGGCGTCTTCGCCGTGGGCGGATCCTCGTTCGGTGGACTGCTGACATTCCTCGGGTTCCTGGGCATCGTGCTCATCGCGGTGGGCTTCACCTTTGGCTTCGGGTCTCTGGTGTGGGTGTACGCCGGTGAGAGCTTCCCCGCGCGGCTGCGCTCTTACGGTGCCAGCGCCATGCTGACATCTGATTTGGTGGCCAACGCCGTTGTCTCCATGTACTTCCTGACATTGCTAACCGCTCTCGGCGGCGTGGTCGCTTTCGGTGTGTTCGGAGTGCTCGCGACGGCGGCTCTGGTGTTCGTACACGTGCTGGCCCCGGAAACGAAGGGGCGCAACCTTGAGGAAATCAGGCACTTCTGGGAAAGCGGGGGCACGTGGCCCGAGACGTGA